A region of Flocculibacter collagenilyticus DNA encodes the following proteins:
- the prsT gene encoding XrtA/PEP-CTERM system TPR-repeat protein PrsT codes for MKSLKMPKVAILSFTLMTILSGCNNKTPQEYITNAQTLLDEGKNQAAILELKNAIKADMENASARYILGSTYLTLGQAKPARKELTKALELGYPADDISIKIVHAMYLQNNYSEILSYSKTLNNLTPEQQNIIFLYQTISHLALNKLEDAMDTFNNAKAISTESLHTRLAQAYVAQHQQAINEAISITEGILAQQPEHAHTLLLQAQLHRTNNNHAATRDALLKYKALTPFDLRAQLLLAQTHLELGETEAANTLIASLLQRLPNNGFVNFLKGQSEFNKGNYQETLNHIEKAHQNSFQTPVTRILAGISAYKLDKLEQAYHYLSNSIVNLPKEHKLHRLYAYLQLQLGYITDAQSTVENLTDISESDADLLANTGVRLAFSGDLISAQSYLKKATSLNSTPENLLHAGVIKVASDDASGLTNIEQALEQDPNLERGWLVLALYYIKHNEMDKAWDIAEQWEETDVANAKVIKGKILSLDNKVEQAAKYYYEALEVQPDLIPALMDLVEIEYNKKQYDQARSLSQRIIDKWPNHQRALMQQVSIGLETKSLDSVERHLLNHIENYPNYLSPRIALATLYKLQNKPQQVIAQLDKFRTVLNSDAWLLFADANLKVKGPASAQRYYDEWRRKHPTSYAAWLRGIGIRDMNGDLNGALELIEDAPESIQNVIVIQLLKLGYLTRTNQLEQANKLVTKLYQLNVPAEKLLKYQGDLAWVEKDYKKAYSFYVKNYDINPNYESAVKVAMAERQLNGPEASAKFLEQDLAKTPKDQQKLNSLAEFYLQHNQYAQAEQHYRTLLTINKNSAITLNNLAWTLYKQDRLEEALATAEQALNNAPQSVNILDTLGTIAIASNDYAAAIRYFEQALTVQPNNVDLQLRLLQTLMLADNKQEAITLSKNISPANAQQQEQLNNLKRKFDL; via the coding sequence ATGAAAAGCCTTAAGATGCCGAAAGTTGCTATCTTATCTTTCACTTTAATGACTATATTATCGGGTTGTAATAATAAAACTCCTCAAGAATATATTACTAATGCCCAAACGCTATTAGATGAAGGAAAAAATCAAGCTGCTATTTTAGAGCTTAAGAATGCAATTAAAGCCGATATGGAAAACGCCAGCGCAAGATACATATTAGGCTCTACCTATTTAACGCTGGGTCAAGCTAAGCCAGCCAGAAAAGAATTAACTAAAGCACTAGAGCTCGGCTATCCTGCAGATGACATTTCAATCAAAATCGTCCACGCGATGTATCTGCAAAATAATTATTCCGAAATCCTTTCATATTCTAAAACACTTAATAATCTCACGCCTGAACAGCAAAATATCATTTTCTTGTACCAAACCATATCTCATTTAGCATTAAATAAGCTCGAAGATGCAATGGATACGTTTAACAATGCCAAAGCTATATCAACAGAATCTCTGCATACACGATTAGCACAAGCATATGTTGCTCAACATCAACAGGCTATTAATGAGGCTATTAGTATCACCGAAGGCATTTTGGCTCAGCAGCCGGAACATGCGCATACATTGTTACTGCAAGCACAACTTCATCGCACAAATAACAATCATGCTGCCACAAGAGACGCACTACTAAAGTATAAAGCGTTAACGCCTTTCGACTTGCGAGCACAGTTATTACTTGCACAAACTCATCTCGAATTAGGTGAAACAGAAGCAGCAAACACACTGATTGCTTCGTTATTACAACGGTTACCGAATAATGGTTTTGTTAATTTCCTAAAAGGTCAAAGTGAGTTTAATAAAGGTAACTATCAAGAAACACTAAATCATATAGAAAAAGCGCACCAAAATAGCTTTCAAACTCCAGTTACAAGAATATTGGCGGGTATTTCTGCTTATAAATTAGATAAGCTTGAGCAAGCCTATCATTACCTCTCTAATTCAATAGTGAACTTGCCCAAAGAACACAAACTACATCGCCTATACGCTTACCTACAATTGCAATTGGGTTATATCACTGACGCCCAAAGCACCGTTGAAAATTTAACAGACATTTCAGAAAGTGACGCAGACTTATTAGCGAATACAGGTGTAAGGCTTGCATTCAGTGGAGACTTAATCTCTGCACAAAGCTATCTTAAAAAGGCAACCAGCTTAAACAGCACCCCTGAAAACTTATTACATGCAGGCGTTATCAAAGTGGCATCTGACGATGCAAGTGGCTTAACTAACATTGAACAAGCACTCGAGCAAGATCCAAACTTAGAACGAGGCTGGTTAGTGCTAGCGTTGTACTATATTAAGCATAACGAAATGGATAAAGCGTGGGATATTGCTGAGCAATGGGAAGAAACAGACGTTGCTAATGCTAAAGTTATAAAAGGCAAAATCTTATCACTTGATAACAAGGTAGAACAAGCAGCTAAATATTACTATGAAGCGCTTGAAGTACAGCCCGATTTAATACCTGCACTCATGGATTTAGTCGAAATTGAATATAACAAAAAACAATATGACCAAGCTCGCTCACTCTCCCAGCGAATTATTGATAAATGGCCTAATCATCAAAGAGCGCTAATGCAGCAAGTCAGTATCGGCCTAGAGACTAAATCACTAGATAGCGTCGAGCGTCACTTGCTAAATCATATTGAGAACTATCCTAATTATCTTTCTCCGCGCATAGCATTAGCAACATTATATAAGTTGCAAAACAAGCCACAACAAGTAATTGCGCAGCTTGATAAATTTAGAACCGTATTGAATAGCGATGCCTGGCTCCTATTTGCTGACGCTAACCTTAAAGTGAAAGGTCCGGCTAGCGCCCAGCGATACTACGATGAATGGCGTAGAAAACACCCTACCTCTTATGCCGCTTGGCTACGTGGTATAGGTATCAGAGATATGAATGGTGATCTTAATGGTGCGCTAGAACTTATTGAAGACGCACCTGAAAGCATTCAAAATGTAATTGTAATACAGCTGCTTAAATTAGGATACCTAACTCGTACAAACCAACTAGAGCAAGCCAATAAGCTAGTCACTAAACTGTATCAGCTGAATGTGCCAGCCGAAAAATTACTTAAATATCAAGGCGATTTAGCATGGGTTGAGAAAGATTACAAAAAAGCTTACTCATTTTACGTCAAAAATTACGACATCAATCCTAACTATGAAAGTGCCGTAAAAGTAGCGATGGCCGAAAGGCAGCTTAACGGACCAGAAGCCTCTGCTAAATTTTTAGAGCAAGATCTTGCAAAAACACCTAAGGATCAACAAAAGCTGAATTCTTTAGCTGAATTCTATTTGCAGCACAACCAATATGCTCAGGCAGAACAACATTACCGAACGCTACTCACTATTAACAAAAACAGTGCAATCACCCTTAACAACCTTGCATGGACGTTATACAAGCAAGATCGCTTAGAAGAAGCATTAGCGACGGCAGAACAGGCGCTAAACAATGCGCCGCAATCCGTTAATATTTTAGATACACTAGGCACCATCGCAATTGCTAGTAACGATTATGCTGCCGCCATTCGCTATTTTGAACAAGCATTAACGGTTCAACCTAATAACGTTGATCTGCAATTACGGTTATTGCAAACGCTGATGCTTGCTGATAATAAGCAAGAAGCAATCACATTATCTAAAAATATTTCTCCCGCTAATGCGCAACAACAAGAACAACTGAATAATCTAAAGCGGAAATTTGATCTATAG
- a CDS encoding PEP-CTERM/exosortase system-associated acyltransferase yields the protein MTQLSLAENFKKYFSVRFANSKALRQAAFQIRHSVYCEELGWEALRDNKMETDEYDQYAFHCLLEHKSTGVFAGCVRVVIPPLTSPEKQTPLEKNCLDSLLEGAIDPRTFRRGSFGEISRLAVPSAFRRRPNEKDQPFIINDVNMRHVFSEEERRNFPNIAMGLYLASIALVQICNHDATFVMMEPRLQRRLDRLGLPFQQVGEAMDYHGLRALFYLPSEHFTSHLNDELLELFNTVKQDLLEQVLLVPFVDPTDF from the coding sequence ATGACACAATTATCTTTAGCTGAAAATTTTAAGAAGTATTTTTCAGTACGATTTGCCAACTCAAAAGCGCTTCGGCAAGCTGCGTTTCAAATAAGACACAGTGTATATTGTGAAGAACTGGGCTGGGAAGCATTACGTGATAACAAAATGGAAACCGATGAATACGACCAATATGCCTTTCATTGCTTATTAGAGCATAAAAGCACTGGCGTGTTTGCGGGCTGTGTTAGGGTTGTTATTCCTCCTCTTACCAGCCCTGAAAAGCAAACACCGTTAGAAAAAAATTGTTTAGATAGTTTATTAGAAGGTGCTATTGATCCCCGCACATTTCGCCGAGGCTCGTTTGGAGAAATATCTCGGCTTGCTGTGCCATCGGCATTTAGACGTCGTCCTAATGAAAAAGATCAGCCCTTTATTATTAATGACGTTAATATGCGCCACGTTTTTTCTGAAGAAGAACGTCGTAACTTTCCAAATATTGCCATGGGCTTATATTTAGCAAGTATCGCGTTAGTACAAATATGTAATCACGATGCCACCTTTGTGATGATGGAGCCGCGACTGCAACGCCGTCTTGACCGATTAGGTTTACCTTTTCAACAAGTAGGTGAAGCCATGGATTATCATGGTTTGCGTGCATTATTCTATTTACCTTCTGAACATTTTACTTCGCACCTTAATGACGAATTACTAGAGTTATTTAATACTGTTAAGCAAGATTTATTAGAGCAAGTGTTACTTGTTCCTTTTGTTGACCCTACAGACTTCTAA
- a CDS encoding ThiF family adenylyltransferase, which translates to MTNSAFDYDKAFSRNIGWFTEQEQHIFRGKKVAIAGCGGVGGIHVTTLARMGIGAFHVSDFDSFEVENFNRQIGATMSTIGHNKLDTICNMAKDINPEMELKQFPKGISKENVEEFLDGVDIYVDSLDFFAIEPRIAVFELCRKKGIPAITAAPLGMGTAFLAFTPDSMSFEEYFGMNGKSEMEKFLRFYLGLAPARLHTNYLVDPTRLNLKEKKGPSTIVGCDLCAGMAAAYVAKILLNRGTLVKAPWGMQFDAYENKLKKTWLPLGHKNPLFRLQVYLGKRHFGLD; encoded by the coding sequence ATGACAAACAGTGCTTTTGACTACGATAAAGCTTTTTCCAGAAATATTGGCTGGTTTACCGAACAAGAACAGCATATTTTTAGAGGAAAAAAAGTAGCTATTGCAGGCTGCGGCGGAGTGGGCGGCATCCATGTAACCACACTGGCACGCATGGGCATTGGCGCCTTTCATGTTTCAGATTTTGACTCCTTCGAAGTAGAAAACTTCAACCGCCAAATTGGCGCAACCATGTCAACCATAGGCCATAACAAACTAGACACAATTTGTAATATGGCCAAAGACATCAACCCAGAAATGGAGTTAAAACAATTTCCAAAAGGCATTTCTAAAGAAAATGTAGAAGAATTTCTCGATGGCGTTGATATCTATGTAGATAGCCTCGACTTTTTTGCTATTGAACCACGTATAGCCGTGTTCGAACTATGCAGAAAAAAAGGCATTCCAGCAATCACTGCTGCGCCGCTAGGTATGGGAACCGCATTTTTAGCCTTTACTCCCGACAGCATGTCATTTGAAGAATACTTTGGGATGAACGGTAAGTCTGAAATGGAAAAGTTTTTACGCTTCTATCTTGGATTAGCCCCTGCACGATTGCACACCAATTATTTGGTTGACCCAACCCGCCTTAACCTAAAAGAAAAAAAAGGGCCTTCCACTATTGTGGGCTGCGACTTGTGTGCAGGCATGGCAGCGGCATACGTTGCTAAAATTCTGCTTAATCGGGGAACATTGGTAAAAGCGCCGTGGGGCATGCAATTCGATGCTTACGAAAATAAACTGAAAAAAACTTGGTTGCCACTGGGTCACAAAAACCCGCTATTCCGTTTGCAAGTGTATTTAGGTAAGCGACATTTTGGTCTTGACTAA
- a CDS encoding nitroreductase family protein, producing the protein MLTEAIKQQLLQAAVTAPSADNSQPWLYQWQNDNTLELWIDETRSGKASDATFFLSDLAIGSVLEAIVVKAAEQELDVSISYFPTNNPYLPCTIQFSQPVHSTSNNMPMPNAELHALATFLDQRQTDRRFPFKGMPTQTIMDEMSRAAQSLDCALNWFTESKSKNQAISLVAKAEALRFKSETLHQEIFSSINTDGTADEGMTYDDLEIEKPARPFFKLISKWRWMNRFNKIGGAKLIAQRSVSLPMKLSPALCQLTINPLHEEQHLDPNYSRRVNIINGGRAVLRTWLMATKHNLSVHPYAAPGVVALDVVQLSDEDIQQEMTNVRSEINAFTKNGRTLMFFRVGFYDQPLAHHSKRRSIASFQK; encoded by the coding sequence ATGTTAACTGAAGCAATTAAACAACAATTATTACAGGCTGCAGTAACCGCTCCGTCAGCTGATAATTCTCAACCTTGGCTATATCAATGGCAAAACGACAACACCCTCGAATTATGGATAGATGAAACACGCTCAGGCAAAGCATCAGATGCAACGTTTTTTTTATCCGATCTTGCTATAGGCTCAGTACTGGAAGCTATAGTGGTAAAAGCCGCAGAGCAAGAATTAGATGTTTCTATTAGCTATTTTCCTACTAACAACCCTTATCTACCTTGCACCATTCAATTTAGCCAACCAGTTCATAGCACTAGCAATAATATGCCGATGCCAAACGCAGAGTTACATGCTCTTGCAACATTTCTAGATCAAAGGCAAACCGATCGCCGTTTTCCTTTCAAAGGCATGCCTACACAAACAATCATGGACGAAATGTCACGTGCTGCGCAATCGTTAGACTGTGCATTAAATTGGTTCACTGAATCAAAAAGTAAAAACCAAGCCATTTCATTAGTTGCTAAAGCCGAAGCATTGCGCTTTAAATCTGAAACCTTACACCAAGAAATTTTCAGTTCTATTAATACCGATGGCACAGCAGATGAAGGCATGACCTACGATGACTTAGAAATTGAAAAGCCCGCCCGTCCATTTTTTAAGTTAATCAGTAAATGGCGATGGATGAATCGATTTAACAAAATTGGCGGCGCCAAACTAATTGCGCAACGCTCTGTGTCCTTGCCAATGAAACTTTCACCTGCCTTATGTCAATTAACCATAAATCCTTTACATGAAGAACAACATCTAGATCCTAACTACTCACGTCGTGTGAATATTATTAACGGTGGTCGTGCAGTATTACGCACATGGCTAATGGCAACAAAACACAATTTATCAGTTCATCCTTACGCAGCACCAGGTGTAGTTGCCCTTGATGTGGTGCAGCTTAGCGATGAAGATATACAGCAAGAAATGACGAATGTAAGAAGCGAAATCAACGCTTTTACCAAAAATGGTAGAACATTAATGTTCTTTAGAGTTGGGTTTTATGATCAGCCATTAGCACACCATAGTAAACGCCGCAGTATCGCGAGTTTTCAAAAGTAA
- a CDS encoding PEP-CTERM sorting domain-containing protein, with product MKKLLVGAALTLGLSMSAQASMINVGGVQWDPDQTLAFPALSDFVANGTIFETGAVQEGDVVTGRGQVTNFNSSLPNNAAFCPGCELTFTFSMVLDEDFDVSNTFKFRDLFIDFYVDHTPDFDGTAPTAGDGNLWLSLGLPPGEFLTGTGTNLGTGSDSGTGTALIDVLGGMAAGNFDTNTQVNGADMVLSSSFQPTQGQPGLLNGTFDLTGNSIPEPSSIALLGLGLLGFAGAARRKKA from the coding sequence ATGAAGAAGTTGTTAGTAGGCGCAGCATTAACCCTAGGTTTAAGTATGTCTGCCCAAGCAAGTATGATCAATGTAGGCGGTGTTCAGTGGGATCCAGATCAAACTCTAGCGTTTCCAGCGTTAAGCGACTTCGTTGCTAACGGAACAATTTTTGAAACTGGTGCTGTTCAAGAAGGTGATGTTGTTACTGGCCGTGGCCAAGTAACTAATTTCAATAGCTCATTACCTAATAATGCAGCATTTTGTCCTGGCTGTGAGTTAACCTTTACATTTTCAATGGTACTTGACGAAGATTTTGATGTATCAAATACATTTAAGTTTAGAGATTTATTTATTGATTTTTATGTAGATCATACACCAGACTTTGACGGTACAGCACCAACGGCAGGCGATGGTAATCTATGGTTAAGCCTAGGTTTACCACCAGGAGAATTTCTAACTGGCACAGGTACTAACCTAGGTACTGGTAGTGATTCTGGTACAGGTACAGCATTAATTGATGTGCTTGGTGGCATGGCTGCTGGTAACTTTGATACTAATACGCAGGTTAACGGAGCAGATATGGTATTATCTTCTTCATTCCAACCAACTCAAGGCCAACCTGGTTTATTAAACGGTACGTTTGATTTAACAGGTAACAGTATTCCAGAACCTTCTTCAATTGCATTGTTAGGTTTAGGTTTACTAGGTTTTGCTGGTGCGGCTCGTCGTAAGAAAGCATAA
- a CDS encoding patatin-like phospholipase family protein — MENLIVESNKGKPMTVVPVFSGGGTRLLAHIGILQAIEELDINFDHVVGVSGGSIVSSLYASGMPLEEIKQLAFQTDFNQFKDFSLLRLLKDGGLSSGAKFEQWIDQRLEGRTFKDMDIDFHVLATDVNGGGPVVFNKTNSPDLKVSRAVRFSMSIPLVFSFQAFQQHILVDGAILAEDALFRDWSGEGTPVLCFRLKSEQEANQQFKRSFFSLKAYVLMLIKTFMDAISREYVHAEHWHNTIVVNTGKSSSVDFNMSLAQKEALFQAGYTTALSFIPKKLVLPDQSITPSHLSMH, encoded by the coding sequence ATGGAAAATCTAATTGTTGAGAGTAACAAAGGAAAACCAATGACAGTAGTGCCTGTATTTTCGGGCGGAGGAACTAGGCTGCTTGCACATATCGGCATTTTGCAAGCCATTGAAGAATTAGATATTAACTTTGATCATGTTGTGGGGGTGTCAGGTGGTAGCATTGTGTCTAGTTTGTATGCGTCTGGAATGCCATTGGAAGAAATTAAGCAGTTAGCTTTTCAAACCGATTTTAATCAATTTAAAGATTTTTCGTTGTTGCGATTATTAAAAGATGGTGGCTTGTCGTCAGGCGCAAAGTTCGAACAATGGATTGACCAGCGGCTAGAAGGGCGCACTTTTAAAGACATGGACATAGACTTTCATGTACTCGCCACCGATGTCAATGGTGGTGGGCCGGTAGTATTTAATAAAACTAATAGCCCAGATTTAAAAGTGTCGCGTGCGGTGCGGTTTTCCATGTCGATACCGTTAGTATTTAGCTTTCAGGCGTTTCAGCAACATATATTGGTGGATGGTGCCATTTTGGCTGAAGATGCGTTATTTCGGGATTGGTCGGGCGAGGGCACGCCTGTATTATGCTTCAGGCTGAAAAGTGAACAAGAAGCTAACCAACAATTTAAGCGATCGTTTTTTTCTTTAAAAGCCTATGTATTAATGCTGATAAAAACCTTTATGGATGCCATTTCGCGTGAATACGTGCATGCCGAGCATTGGCATAATACTATTGTTGTTAATACAGGTAAGTCGTCGTCGGTAGACTTTAATATGTCGCTTGCACAAAAAGAAGCGCTTTTTCAGGCAGGTTATACAACGGCGCTGTCGTTTATTCCTAAAAAATTAGTGTTGCCAGACCAGTCCATCACTCCGTCACATTTATCCATGCATTAA
- a CDS encoding ElyC/SanA/YdcF family protein yields MEMSFYFLFKKWVGALFAPLPIVILLIVIAFILRKKSQTLFNTLFVCSFSLLLIFSLPFTSNLLLRPLELYNDNHTRDIAQFSHIKHIVVLGCKHHEEPLQPLVSQIHNCSFKRVVQGVLLYQQLTKLHQTTLYFSGSTGRINQIAEANMNAALATQLGVPSHHQIVLASPRDTYQEAQALAPYLSGKTVALVTSASHFGRAIDYFAQHNINVEPFPVEHLSSQYQGYKPSQFIPSAAALQRSERAMYEYLGRAAKHLGMK; encoded by the coding sequence ATGGAAATGTCATTCTATTTCTTATTTAAAAAATGGGTGGGGGCGCTGTTTGCTCCCTTACCTATCGTTATTTTATTAATCGTGATTGCCTTTATTTTACGAAAAAAATCGCAAACACTGTTTAATACGCTTTTTGTTTGTTCTTTTTCACTCCTGCTGATCTTTTCATTACCTTTCACTAGTAACTTACTGTTGCGTCCACTTGAGTTATATAACGACAATCACACTCGTGACATAGCACAATTCAGTCATATTAAGCATATTGTTGTACTTGGCTGTAAACACCATGAAGAGCCATTGCAGCCGCTTGTTAGCCAAATTCATAACTGTTCATTTAAGCGAGTAGTGCAAGGAGTTTTGCTATATCAGCAATTAACCAAGCTGCACCAAACAACGCTATATTTTTCCGGCAGTACAGGGCGTATCAATCAAATTGCTGAAGCTAATATGAATGCAGCGCTAGCCACACAGCTTGGTGTGCCAAGCCACCACCAAATAGTCTTAGCTTCGCCGCGCGACACTTATCAAGAAGCGCAAGCACTCGCGCCGTATTTGTCTGGCAAAACGGTTGCTTTGGTAACATCAGCCAGTCATTTTGGTCGGGCAATCGATTATTTTGCGCAGCACAATATTAACGTTGAGCCATTTCCAGTAGAGCACTTAAGCAGCCAATATCAAGGTTACAAACCAAGTCAGTTTATTCCTAGCGCCGCCGCATTACAGCGAAGTGAAAGAGCCATGTATGAATACTTGGGAAGAGCAGCGAAGCATTTGGGGATGAAGTAA
- a CDS encoding NAD-dependent epimerase — MKVLVTGAAGFIGFHTSLFLLNRGDEVVGLDNLNDYYDVNLKLDRLKQIENRENKVSDFRFVKLDLADKEGMAELFEKEKFDKVINLAAQAGVRYSIENPHAYMDSNIIGYMNILEGCRHNKVKHLVYASSSSVYGANESMPFSVHDNVDHPLSLYAASKKANELMAHTYSNLYGLPTTGLRFFTVYGPWGRPDMALFLFTKAIMEDKPIQVFNYGNHKRDFTYIDDIVKGIVHTLDHTAEPNPEWSGAQPDPGTSKAPWRVYNIGAQTPVQLMEYITTLEEHLGKEAEKELLPMQAGDVESTYADVEALVNDVGYRPTTTIKEGISNFVNWYRDYYKV, encoded by the coding sequence ATGAAAGTATTAGTAACAGGTGCAGCAGGGTTTATTGGTTTTCATACCTCTTTATTCTTATTAAATCGCGGCGACGAAGTAGTGGGTTTAGATAACCTAAACGACTACTACGATGTTAACTTAAAACTGGATCGCTTAAAGCAAATTGAAAATCGTGAAAATAAAGTTAGCGACTTTAGATTTGTTAAATTAGATCTTGCTGATAAAGAAGGCATGGCTGAACTTTTCGAAAAAGAAAAATTCGATAAAGTAATTAACCTAGCTGCACAAGCAGGTGTGCGTTATTCAATTGAAAATCCGCATGCGTATATGGACAGCAACATTATTGGTTACATGAACATTCTTGAAGGATGTCGCCATAATAAAGTAAAACATCTGGTATACGCATCTTCTAGTTCAGTGTATGGCGCAAATGAGTCAATGCCATTTTCAGTGCACGACAACGTAGATCATCCGTTATCACTGTACGCAGCCAGTAAAAAGGCTAACGAGCTAATGGCGCATACGTACAGTAACCTGTATGGTTTACCAACTACCGGCTTACGTTTCTTTACAGTGTATGGCCCTTGGGGTCGTCCAGATATGGCATTGTTCTTATTCACTAAAGCCATTATGGAAGACAAGCCAATTCAAGTATTTAACTATGGTAATCATAAGCGCGACTTTACTTATATTGACGATATTGTAAAAGGCATTGTCCATACGCTTGACCATACCGCAGAGCCAAACCCTGAGTGGAGCGGCGCACAACCTGATCCAGGTACAAGTAAAGCACCGTGGCGCGTATATAACATTGGTGCACAAACACCAGTACAGTTAATGGAATACATCACCACGCTAGAAGAGCATTTAGGCAAAGAAGCTGAAAAAGAGCTACTGCCTATGCAAGCTGGTGATGTAGAGTCTACTTATGCAGACGTGGAAGCGTTGGTGAACGATGTAGGCTATCGCCCAACTACGACCATCAAAGAAGGTATCAGTAACTTTGTAAATTGGTATCGTGATTACTACAAAGTATAA
- the tviB gene encoding Vi polysaccharide biosynthesis UDP-N-acetylglucosamine C-6 dehydrogenase TviB: MLEEKLGQVKLCIVGLGYVGLPLAVAFGKKVETIGFDINEERIAQLNDGVDNTLEVESDELKATTNLTFSNDIQQIADCNIYIVTVPTPIDEFKQPDMRPLQSASKMIGGIVKKGDIVIYESTVYPGATEEVCIPIIEQQSGLTFNQDFFAGYSPERINPGDKTHRLESIVKVTSGSTPDIAEKVNALYASIITAGTHQASSIKVAEAAKVIENTQRDLNIALINELAMIFNRLDIDTEEVLKAAGTKWNFLGFRPGLVGGHCIGVDPYYLTHKAEQIGHHPNVILAGRRINDEMGQYVVSNLVREMLNKKIMVNGARVLLLGITFKENCPDIRNTKVVDIVSELHHFHADVDIYDPWASAAEVKHEYGLALVEQPEEGAYDAVIAAVAHDEFKVYDAKKLASLCKVDSVIYDLKYIFDKEAVDIRL; the protein is encoded by the coding sequence ATGTTAGAAGAAAAATTGGGGCAAGTAAAACTATGTATCGTAGGTCTTGGATACGTAGGCTTACCTTTAGCAGTAGCATTTGGTAAAAAAGTAGAAACAATTGGTTTCGATATTAACGAAGAGCGAATTGCGCAATTAAATGATGGTGTAGACAACACCCTAGAAGTTGAAAGTGATGAGCTAAAAGCCACCACAAATCTTACGTTCAGTAACGACATTCAACAAATTGCAGATTGCAATATTTACATTGTTACCGTACCCACGCCGATAGACGAATTTAAACAGCCTGATATGAGGCCGTTACAAAGCGCGAGTAAAATGATTGGCGGCATTGTTAAAAAAGGCGATATTGTCATATATGAGTCAACCGTTTATCCGGGCGCGACTGAAGAAGTATGCATTCCAATTATTGAGCAGCAATCTGGCTTAACCTTTAACCAAGACTTCTTTGCAGGCTATAGCCCTGAACGTATCAATCCAGGTGACAAAACGCATCGCCTTGAAAGTATTGTTAAAGTGACTTCTGGCTCAACCCCTGACATAGCAGAAAAAGTAAATGCCTTGTATGCCTCTATTATTACCGCAGGTACGCATCAGGCATCATCAATCAAAGTTGCTGAAGCAGCAAAAGTTATTGAAAACACCCAACGCGACTTAAACATTGCGCTAATTAATGAATTAGCCATGATTTTCAATCGACTAGACATTGATACTGAAGAAGTATTAAAAGCCGCTGGTACCAAGTGGAATTTCCTTGGTTTCAGGCCGGGTTTAGTGGGCGGTCATTGTATTGGTGTCGACCCGTACTATTTAACTCATAAAGCAGAGCAAATTGGTCACCATCCTAATGTCATTTTAGCGGGGCGTCGTATTAACGACGAAATGGGGCAATATGTGGTGTCTAACTTAGTTCGCGAAATGCTCAATAAAAAAATCATGGTGAACGGGGCGCGGGTATTACTACTAGGTATTACGTTTAAAGAAAACTGTCCTGATATTCGTAACACTAAGGTAGTAGACATTGTTTCTGAGCTACACCATTTCCATGCTGATGTAGATATTTACGACCCATGGGCAAGCGCAGCTGAAGTGAAACATGAATACGGCTTAGCACTCGTTGAGCAGCCTGAAGAAGGTGCGTACGACGCAGTGATTGCCGCTGTAGCGCATGATGAATTTAAAGTGTATGACGCTAAAAAACTTGCATCATTATGTAAAGTAGACAGCGTAATTTACGATTTAAAATATATTTTTGACAAAGAAGCCGTTGATATCAGGCTATAA